The sequence AGTTTGCGAAGGTTATAATTTCCATCACCTGACAACCGGATTTCCAATTCTGAATCTCGCGGATATCTGAAATACTCCAGTCAAATTTTGCTGACATATGTTCGATTAGATGCAATTGAATCTTCAGCATCATGGATGATTTAGAATCAAATGCAAATTGCGATTTAGAAAAATTCTCAATAAGCTTATCAAAGAGTTGTTTAACTTGCTGTTTTCTTAAATACATCTGTAAGCCTTCTGTTACAAGCATAGAAAGTCGAGAGCTTGTTGATGGTAGCGAGTTAAGCCAATCATTATCTACCACCGAAGCAGCGATAAAATTACGATGTTTGCTTTTACGAGAAAACCTTCTTTGTAAGCGAAGTATGCCAGGTAAATACAATTCAAGCCCATGCACTTTGCGATTATCTAAGCGCTGACAACGGCTATTTAAACCAGCAACAATCTCTTTTACAGAACCTTGAGTATTTTTACAGATAAAATAAGTAAGAAAATTGTCAATAGGCCTTTCTAAAAGAGAGATTAATAATATTTCTTGAATATTTCTGGGGTTGTCTTGGGTTTTCAAAATGCACCTTTTTACGATATTAATGAAAT comes from Rivularia sp. PCC 7116 and encodes:
- a CDS encoding polyketide biosynthesis O-methyltransferase, giving the protein MKTQDNPRNIQEILLISLLERPIDNFLTYFICKNTQGSVKEIVAGLNSRCQRLDNRKVHGLELYLPGILRLQRRFSRKSKHRNFIAASVVDNDWLNSLPSTSSRLSMLVTEGLQMYLRKQQVKQLFDKLIENFSKSQFAFDSKSSMMLKIQLHLIEHMSAKFDWSISDIREIQNWKSGCQVMEIITFANFEVKVVQRLSVNLIKRLLFKYIPLFRNSYRLAFQLT